One segment of Ipomoea triloba cultivar NCNSP0323 chromosome 12, ASM357664v1 DNA contains the following:
- the LOC115999943 gene encoding DNA primase small subunit-like, whose protein sequence is MTTEEVGCQQDTSFPDGFNANYLKVYYGRLFPYVDMFKWLSYGNDGKHPGCDQSYFGRREFSFTLDNNIYLRFQSFNSASDLENAIKEKCPFKIDIGAVYNVDPAKRHAYAQGDNNFTPLERELVFDIDISDYDDVRYCCSGADVCSNCWPLMTVAIKVIDTSLREDFGFNHILWVYSGRRGVHCWVCDLKARRLNNEQRAAVADYFRVYKGNENSNRKVSLMGPALHPFLVRSYTEVLRDFFENKLLLSQNLFSSQERCEKILEMIPDEHIVSELRAKWQENKRVKDDINVFRWEQLKHLLQSGKHKAQGIRRCVEEIVFSFTYPRLDMEVSRHLNHLLKAPFCVHPQTGRVCIPIDPNECEEFDPCDAPTLSRLLGELNMGGFRADMDSEWDGTSLGKSVRYFRQSFLQPLLKSCKEDIESCYSAKIQQGKNSLSW, encoded by the exons ATGACAACTGAAGAAGTTGGATGTCAGCAAGATACTTCGTTCCCTGATGGCTTCAACGCTAATTATCTCAAagtttattatg GAAGGCTTTTTCCATATGTTGATATGTTTAAATGGTTGTCATATGGAAATG ATGGAAAGCATCCTGGTTGTGACCAGTCCTATTTTGGACGTAGGGAATTTTCGTTCACTTTAGATAATAACATATATCTGCGGTTTCAATCGTTCAATAGTGCTTCTGACTTGGAAAATGCCATCAAGGAGAAGTGTCCATTCAAAATTGATATTGGAGCTGTTTATAACGTTGAT CCTGCAAAAAGGCATGCCTACGCACAAGGTGATAACAATTTCACACCATTAGAGAGAGAGCTAGTTTTTGATATA GATATATCGGACTATGATGATGTTAGGTATTGTTGCTCAGGAGCTGATGTTTGCTCAAACTGCTGGCCACTTATGACAGTTGCTATTAAAGTCATTGATACTTCCCTAAGAG AGGACTTTGGATTCAATCACATTCTCTGGGTGTACAGTGGCCGGCGTGGTGTCCATTGTTGGGTTTGTGATCTAAAAGCTAGAAG GTTGAATAATGAACAAAGGGCTGCTGTTGCTGATTACTTTCGTGTCTACAAG GGCAATGAGAATAGCAATCGAAAAGTTTCTCTCATGGGTCCTGCACTTCACCCTTTCCTAGT GAGATCATACACGGAAGTCTTAAGGGatttttttgagaacaaattGCTTTTGAGTCAAAATTTGTTCTCAAGCCAGGAAAGATGCGAAAAGATACTGGAAATGATTCCTGATGAGC ATATTGTATCTGAGCTCCGGGCAAAGTGGCAGGAAAACAAACGTGTGAAAGATGACATTAATGTTTTTAGATGGGAACAACTAAAACATCTGCTGCAATCTGGTAAACACAAG gccCAGGGAATTCGTAGATGTGTTGAAGAGATTGTGTTTTCTTTTACCTACCCTAGGCTTGATATGGAG GTTTCAAGACACTTGAATCATCTACTGAAAGCACCATTCTGTGTGCACCCCCAAACAG GCCGTGTCTGCATTCCCATTGACCCTAACGAATGTGAGGAATTTGATCCCTGTGATGCGCCAACTCTTTCCCGG CTTCTTGGAGAACTTAACATGGGAGGTTTTAGAGCCGATATGGATAGTG AATGGGACGGAACCTCCCTTGGGAAATCTGTTAGATATTTCAGACAATCCTTCTTGCAACCACTGCTAAAATCCTGCAAG GAGGATATAGAAAGTTGTTATAGCGCCAAAATTCAGCAGGGAAAGAACTCGCTAAGTTGGTAG
- the LOC116000190 gene encoding altered inheritance of mitochondria protein 32, whose translation MAGESESFTEATAVSDDVKFGFERSEMYQSNLAGTVEPPFDRHVFLTYQSHQTWPSRVEDSDSDLLPKLLSAAIKARKNDIIIKTRLTVCEGGEDVNLSDGDVLIFPDMVKYSGVKESEVDGFVEDVLVSGKPWASGEQGSLDGAYVFVCAHNNRDRRCGVCGPPLIEKFKEEIEAKGLKEQVFVAACSHIGGHKYAGNVIIFSEVEGKVAGHWYGYVTPNDVPTLLDQHIGEGKVIERIWRGQMGLHTEKAADKTDEQKVPNGTNVDNKENKPQETRTEESKGSFMSCCQGANGVSCCRDASAEEVESKKAQGGLLKFGKWEQHEILTAVGVVAAVSVVAVAYGFYKRAR comes from the exons ATGGCCGGAGAATCGGAGAGCTTTACCGAAGCTACTGCCGTCAGCGATGACGTCAAGTTTGGGTTCGAGAGGTCCGAAATGTACCAGAGCAACCTCGCCGGTACTGTTGAACCGCCTTTCGATCGCCACGTGTTCCTCACCTACCAATCTCACCAAACTTGGCCTTCTCGCGTTGAGGACTCGGACTCCGATCTGCTTCCCAAGCTACTCTCTGCTGCTATCAAAGCTCGTAAGAACGATATTATAATCAAG ACTCGATTGACAGTCTGTGAAGGAGGTGAGGACGTGAACTTATCAGATGGTGATGTTCTGATTTTCCCTGATATGGTCAAGTACAG tgGCGTGAAGGAATCTGAAGTGGATGGTTTTGTTGAGGATGTGCTTGTGAGTGGCAAGCCCTGGGCTTCTGGAGAGCAGGGGTCACTAGATGGTGCATATGTATTTGTCTGTGCCCATAATAATCGAGATAGGAGGTGTGGTGTTTGTGGACCTCCTCTGATTGAGAAATTTAAGGAGGAGATTGAGGCCAAGGGCTTGAAAGAACAAGTTTTTGTAGCTGCTTGTTCTCATATTGGAGGCCACAAGTATGCTGGTAATGTTATCATCTTCAGTGAAGTTGAAGGAAAAGTTGCTGGCCATTG GTATGGTTATGTTACCCCAAATGATGTGCCTACTTTACTTGATCAGCATATCGGAGAGGGTAAAGTCATCGAACGGATCTGGAG GGGCCAAATGGGATTACATACTGAGAAAGCTGCTGACAAGACAGATGAGCAGAAGGTTCCTAATGGAACCAACGTGGacaacaaagaaaacaaacccCAAGAAACTCGTACTGAAGAGAGCAAAGGAAGTTTCATGAGCTGCTGCCAAGGTGCTAATGGAGTTTCTTGCTGCAGAGATGCGAGTGCCGAGGAAGTAGAGAGCAAGAAGGCACAGGGAGGCCTTTTGAAGTTTGGGAAATGGGAGCAGCATGAGATTCTTACAGCTGTTGGTGTGGTTGCAGCTGTGTCGGTCGTTGCCGTGGCTTATGGCTTTTACAAAAGAGCCAGGTAA
- the LOC115998530 gene encoding uncharacterized protein LOC115998530: MALQFSASETNLKSHYPLPTRARHLNPRILISCSNGNKETEHSSTAGKIKRLVLSQEGRTKLNPLPDREFYAYPRFVTHVDDNFISTLTNLYRQRLRAEWEILDLMSSWVSHLPQEVKYKRVVGHGLNAQELARNPRLDYFFVKDLNQDQNLEFQNCSFDAVLCTVSVQYLQQPEKVFGEVFRILKPGGMFIVSFSNRLFYEKAISAWRDGTAYSRVQLVVQYFQSVEGYTQPEVIRNFPPQNKDKSINESPFNWLLKLFSPTSNDPFNAVVAYRNFKPLYE, translated from the exons ATGGCACTTCAATTCTCAGCTTCtgaaacaaatttaaaatctcATTATCCTCTTCCAACCAGAGCCAGACATTTGAATCCTAGAATTCTGATCTCCTGTTCTAATGGCAACAAAGAAACAGAGCACTCATCAACGGCAGGCAAAATCAAACGATTGGTTCTGAGCCAAGAAGGCAGGACGAAGCTGAACCCTTTGCCGGATCGAGAATTCTACGCGTACCCTCGATTCGTGACCCACGTTGACGACAATTTCATATCCACGTTGACGAATCTGTATAGGCAACGCTTGAGAGCGGAGTGGGAGATTCTTGATCTGATGAGCTCATGGGTGAGTCATTTGCCCCAAGAGGTGAAGTATAAGAGGGTTGTAGGACACGGGCTCAACGCCCAGGAGCTTGCCAGAAACCCTCGCCTCGATTATTTCTTCGTCAAGGACTTAAACCAGGATCAAAATCTTGAATTCCAGAATTGTAGCTTTGATGCCGTCTTGTGCACTGTCAGCGTTCAATACCTTCAGCAGCCCGAAAAG GTGTTTGGTGAAGTTTTTAGGATATTAAAACCAGGAGGGATGTTTATAGTGAGCTTCAGTAATAGACTTTTCTATGAAAAAGCCATTAGTGCGTGGAGGGATGGAACGGCATACAGCAGGGTGCAGCTGGTGGTGCAATACTTCCAATCTGTAGAAGGCTACACCCAACCTGAGGTTATCCGCAACTTTCCTCCACAGAACAAAGATAAGAGCATTAATGAATCCCCATTTAATTGGCTGCTCAAACTTTTCTCACCAACATCAAATGATCCTTTTAATGCAGTTGTAGCTTACAGAAACTTCAAGCCATTATATGAATAG
- the LOC115998699 gene encoding ABC transporter B family member 26, chloroplastic-like, which translates to MAISMLNLYTRTCRQHFQNSVSFPVISKPSNFSIKTELRFPYSLTIQDTRIRFRGFICSSNSTLENDILVPTGHGNTWKSENEILGSLRRWADFINSVLPGGCWWSLSDCKEEDDYPNAEKPITGLNAVCRMWEFIADDKWAIYTGFGALTVAALAEIRIPSVLAASIFSAQRGETMLLYRNLKLLVLLSLISGICSGLRRGSLGYANTAMLKNLRKRLFGSVLSQDISFFDRRPVGELTSRLGTDCQRLSNTIGNDIHMMVRSAIQGTGALIHLMTLSLPLALSTIIICFVLSTIFLVYSRYQKKAAKVTQEFTALTVEVAQEAFSLVRTIRTYGMEREEEQRFKHCLQSLASVGMRESVAYGFWNLSFNGLYRSTQVFAVMLGGMFIMTGHISAEQLTKYVLYCEWLIFAAWRVQDNMSSFLQSVGACEKVFQLLDLFPSDQHLSQVVKRLTRSIQFVNVSFQYPSRKMVPCLKNVSFSIQANEVTAIVGASGSGKSTLINLLLRLYEPTDGQIMIDDFALRELDINWLRRNIGYVGQEPHLFHLDIKSNISYGCSKSATREDIEQAAKQAYAHEFICSLPHGYDTIVDDHLLSGGQKQRIVLARAILRDPAILILDEATSALDAESEYYIKEFLHALKHDNDDGNASRSVIVIANRLSMIEVADKVVVLDRGEIVELGTHSDLVRQNGMYAKLVKMQTDMLP; encoded by the exons ATGGCCATTTCGATGCTCAATCTGTATACACGTACCTGTCGTCAACATTTCCAGAATAGTGTTTCTTTTCCAGTCATCTCCAAACCGTCAAACTTCAGCATCAAAACTGAACTCAGGTTCCCCTATTCCCTCACAATTCAAGATACTAGGATTAGGTTTCGCGGCTTCATTTGTAGTTCAAATTCTACTCTAGAGAACGACATCTTGGTCCCAACCGGACACGGGAACACCTGGAAAAGTGAAAATGAGATTCTTGGCAGTTTGCGGAGGTGGGCCGATTTTATCAATTCCGTGTTGCCGGGAGGATGTTGGTGGAGTTTAAGCGATtgcaaagaagaagatgattaTCCGAATGCGGAAAAGCCGATTACTGGTTTGAATGCTGTTTGTAGAATGTGGGAATTTATAGCGGATGATAAATGGGCAATATACACGGGGTTTGGTGCTTTAACTGTTGCTGCG CTTGCAGAAATCAGAATTCCAAGTGTATTGGCAGCATCCATCTTTTCGGCACAGAGAGGCGAAACTATGTTGTTGTACAGAAACTTGAAGCTCTTGGTTTTGCTATCTTTAATCTCAGGAATATGCAG TGGGTTGCGGCGTGGCTCCTTGGGATATGCGAATACTGCAATGCTTAAGAATCTAAGAAAAAGGTTGTTTGGTTCTGTTCTTTCTCAG GATATATCCTTTTTTGACAGACGGCCGGTCGGTGAATTGACAAGCAGGCTTGGAACAGATTGCCAACGACTATCAAACACTATTGGAAACGATATACATATGATGGTGAGAAGTGCAATTCAG GGAACAGGTGCATTGATCCACTTAATGACTTTGTCATTGCCACTTGCCTTATCAACAATAATTATATGCTTTGTCCTATCAACCATCTTTCTTGTCTATAGCCG GTACCAAAAGAAAGCAGCAAAGGTTACACAAGAATTCACTGCTCTTACTGTTGAG GTTGCTCAAGAAGCATTTTCTTTGGTGAGAACAATCCGTACTTATGGAATGGAAAGAGAGGAGGAACAAAg GTTTAAGCATTGCCTACAGAGCCTAGCTTCTGTTGGGATGAGAGAAAGTGTTGCATATGGATTTTGGAATCTCAGTTTCAATGGTTTATACCGCTCAACACAG gtttttGCAGTCATGTTGGGAGGAATGTTTATAATGACCGGTCACATTTCAGCTGAGCAACTTACAAAATATGTTTTGTACTGTGAATGGTTAATTTTTGCTGCTTGGAGGGTCCAGGACAACATGTCATCGTTTCTCCAGTCCGTTGGAGCCTGTGAAAAGGTTTTTCAGTTGTTGGATCTCTTTCCAAGTGATCAACACCTGTCTCAAG TAGTGAAAAGGCTAACAAGAAGTATACAGTTTGTGAATGTGTCCTTTCAGTACCCCTCCAGAAAAATG GTGCCCTGCCTGAAAAATGTCAGTTTCTCAATTCAAGCTAATGAAGTAACTGCAATT GTTGGTGCCAGTGGTAGTGGGAAAAGTACGTTAATCAACCTTTTGCTTCGCCTCTATGAACCAACTGATGGCCAA ATCATGATTGATGATTTTGCGCTTAGAGAGCTGGACATAAACTGGCTGAGAAGAAACATTGGATATGTTGGACAG GAGCCTCACCTTTTCCATTTGGATATCAAGTCAAACATAAGTTATGGGTGCTCCAAATCTGCAACTCGGGAAGACATAGAACAGGCTGCAAAGCAGGCATACGCACATGAATTCATATGTTCACTTCCCCATGGCTATGACACAATTGTGGATGATCATCTGTTAAGTGGAGGCCAAAAGCAACGCATTGTCCTTGCCAGGGCCATTCTTAGAGACCCTGCTATTTTGATCCTTGATGAGGCTACTAGTGCACTGGATGCAGAAAGTGAATACTACATCAAG GAATTTCTTCATGCTCTTAAAcatgataatgatgatggtAATGCAAGTAGAAGTGTGATTGTGATAGCAAACAG GTTGTCTATGATAGAAGTTGCTGATAAAGTAGTGGTTTTGGATAGGGGAGAAATTGTTGAG CTGGGTACCCACTCTGATCTGGTTAGGCAGAATGGGATGTATGCTAAGCTTGTAAAGATGCAAACCGATATGCTGCCTTAA